A genomic stretch from Caloenas nicobarica isolate bCalNic1 chromosome 3, bCalNic1.hap1, whole genome shotgun sequence includes:
- the ECHDC1 gene encoding ethylmalonyl-CoA decarboxylase isoform X1 encodes MAASLWKNLLQTTKERILQQRRASLYVGAHGYEEELIKKKLQQFPGGSIDLSKEDNGIGILILNNPKLMNAFTGTMMLGLQERVTELENWKDGKGLIIYGAGNTFCSGSDLNAVKAISNSQDGMNMCMFMQNTLTRLMRLPLISVALVQGKAIGGGAELTTACDFRLMTPGSEIRFVHKHMGLVPGWGGAARLVRIVGSGAALRLLSGAARVDPQRALCLGLSEETLSSSDGTRALEEARIWLSQYTEGPVSVIRAVKKVVTAGRELPLEAALRTEKDIFGTVWGGPANLQALVRRPKHN; translated from the exons ATGGCAGCTTCTCTGTGGAAGAACTTACTTCAGACTACAAAGGAAAGGATACTACAACAGAGAAGGGCATCATTGTATGTTGGTGCTCATGGTTATGAAGAAGAATTGATAAAGAAGAAACTTCAGCAGTTTCCTGGTGGATCCATCGACCTCTCCAAAGAAGACAATGGCATCGGAATACTTATTTTGAACAACCCGAAGCTAATGAATGCCTTTACAG GCACAATGATGCTAGGACTGCAGGAAAGGGTAACCGAGCTGGAAAACTGGAAGGATGGTAAAGGCCTTATCATCTATGGTGCAGGAAACACCTTTTGCTCAGGATCTGATTTGAATGCTGTTAAAGCAATATCCAACTCCCAG GATGGGATGAATATGTGCATGTTTATGCAAAACACCTTAACCAGGCTTATGag ATTGCCTTTGATCAGTGTTGCACTAGTGCAAGGAAAAGCGATTGGAGGAGGAGCAGAACTTACCACAGCATGTGATTTCAG GTTGATGACGCCGGGGAGCGAAATTCGGTTTGTCCACAAGCACATGGGTCTGGTGCCGGGCTGGGGAGGAGCTGCCCGGCTGGTGCGGATTGtcggcagcggggctgccctcCGGCTGCTGAGCGGGGCTGCCAGGGTGGACCCCCAAAGAGCTTTGTGCCTTGGGCTCTCAGAGGAGACCTTGTCCTCTTCAGATGGAACCAGAGCGTTGGAAGAAGCCCGAATTTGGCTGAGTCAGTACACCGAGGGTCCAGTGAGCGTGATTCGGGCTGTGAAAAAGGTGGTGACAGCGGGAAGAGAGCTCCCACTGGAAGCTGCCCTAAGGACAGAGAAGGACATTTTTGGAACTGTATGGGGTGGACCTGCCAATTTGCAGGCATTGGTTAGAAGACCAAAACATAACTGA
- the ECHDC1 gene encoding ethylmalonyl-CoA decarboxylase isoform X2, with the protein MAASLWKNLLQTTKERILQQRRASLYVGAHGYEEELIKKKLQQFPGGSIDLSKEDNGIGILILNNPKLMNAFTGTMMLGLQERVTELENWKDGKGLIIYGAGNTFCSGSDLNAVKAISNSQVDDAGERNSVCPQAHGSGAGLGRSCPAGADCRQRGCPPAAERGCQGGPPKSFVPWALRGDLVLFRWNQSVGRSPNLAESVHRGSSERDSGCEKGGDSGKRAPTGSCPKDREGHFWNCMGWTCQFAGIG; encoded by the exons ATGGCAGCTTCTCTGTGGAAGAACTTACTTCAGACTACAAAGGAAAGGATACTACAACAGAGAAGGGCATCATTGTATGTTGGTGCTCATGGTTATGAAGAAGAATTGATAAAGAAGAAACTTCAGCAGTTTCCTGGTGGATCCATCGACCTCTCCAAAGAAGACAATGGCATCGGAATACTTATTTTGAACAACCCGAAGCTAATGAATGCCTTTACAG GCACAATGATGCTAGGACTGCAGGAAAGGGTAACCGAGCTGGAAAACTGGAAGGATGGTAAAGGCCTTATCATCTATGGTGCAGGAAACACCTTTTGCTCAGGATCTGATTTGAATGCTGTTAAAGCAATATCCAACTCCCAG GTTGATGACGCCGGGGAGCGAAATTCGGTTTGTCCACAAGCACATGGGTCTGGTGCCGGGCTGGGGAGGAGCTGCCCGGCTGGTGCGGATTGtcggcagcggggctgccctcCGGCTGCTGAGCGGGGCTGCCAGGGTGGACCCCCAAAGAGCTTTGTGCCTTGGGCTCTCAGAGGAGACCTTGTCCTCTTCAGATGGAACCAGAGCGTTGGAAGAAGCCCGAATTTGGCTGAGTCAGTACACCGAGGGTCCAGTGAGCGTGATTCGGGCTGTGAAAAAGGTGGTGACAGCGGGAAGAGAGCTCCCACTGGAAGCTGCCCTAAGGACAGAGAAGGACATTTTTGGAACTGTATGGGGTGGACCTGCCAATTTGCAGGCATTGGTTAG